Within the Aspergillus luchuensis IFO 4308 DNA, chromosome 5, nearly complete sequence genome, the region TCTATCTGGTGAGTGTCGGGATTCACGCCGCCCTTGATGTTCAGGACTATCTTGTCGGCATCTTCGGGGTATTTCTCCAGATATTGCTCTACTAGGACGAGGCTGTTGTAGTCAAGTGCGCCGTAGTTTTCGCCGCCATTCCAACAAGTACCTATAGGTCATCGATCAATGTTGATTTAGATAGCTGTCTccgggaaaaggaaaagagtaATTACATACATCCATTCTGAATTGCAGTATGCATAGCATCGAATGCCTGCTCTTGGGACGGTGGTGTCGCTCGCCAAGTTAATCCCATAAGGCCGAAGCCAATGGGGCCGACTTCCTTTCCGGCAATCTGGGGCATGTTGACTTTCTCTCGATGGTGTGGTTGGTGAGCAGTTATATGGAGTGATTATATCtctgttttgtttttatCTTCCTCAGTACTCGTGGAAAGAACCTCGCCGTAGGCTTTTATAAGTTTAAATACCATGGCCACCTATCCTAAAGACTACCCGGTCTTAGACATAACTCCGGCAGTTAATTCCGTTTGCTTACCACTTCTTCGGCGATGTTTGGGCGATCGTAAGCGGTTTCGCCTCTAGCTACTAGCTATTGAATTCATCCTGATTCTAGAACTGGTAAGGTAGATTGTGACTATGCTGTATGGTTTATTCAACGCAGGGTAAGTTTGTGTAATCTTCCTATAGGTATTTAGACAGAGCTAGCATCTCATTCCTGCATTCTTCAGCTTTTTGATCTTTTCATTACGAGCGGAATATCTCAAGTTTCTCTCTTAATAGCGACAAGGAAATGTTGATTTGCTACCTAGTCTAGGTTATGGATATCAGTAAAATATTGATTTGGATCTAAGAAAGTGATACTAACGAAAACCAAGCGGAGCTCTGGTCATACCATCAGATTGAGTTTCGTGGGCTTTGTTATTACACATTAGCTTTATGCCAGCTTTGGggtaaataagaaaataccGAAGTGTGGTTCTGTTCTTGGTCGTTAGTTGAATTGCAGTGGTTGAAAGTACAATGTGGTTAATCTATCGCGGAAGAAGCGATAAAATACACTAGTCATTTGAGTCATGATCTTTCACTATGGAGCACGAGGCTGTGCATATCCTACTGCTAAGCCATGATCAGCCCACCTTCAGCCTTGCTTACAGGCAACAGTGGGGCCCGGGATAGGTGACGCATCTCACGAGCCTCATTCTGCAAGTCCATCCTATATAAGTCTCTTTGCTGCTTGAATTGAAGataaaaacaagaagaatcTGATGAAAAGCCATTACATATCAAGAGCATTCTGTACCTCAAGACCAACCATGCAGCGACCACCCTCTACATTCCTGACCTCCCCACCGCCCCTCAACGCCCGATGCAATCGCATCAACTTCGAGACCTCCGAGCCACCACTCCCAGAATACAAGAACCTTTGCGCCGCAGTAATTGACAACGCATTcagcgaagaagaatgcgCCGAACTAATCCGCATTGCGGAGTCCAGCACCATCCCTCCCGGTGACTCTTCTGCCACACCTACCTGGGAACGCGCTATGATCAACATCGGAGGTGGCAGGCAAGCGCTCTCAACAGATTCCCGGAATTGTGGGCGCATTATCTATGATTCCGAGGATATAGCTGATAAGCTGTTTGCTCGGTTACTACCGTTCTTCAAGGAGCTGGGGATTGACAAAATTGATAATCAACCTCGGGTGACGGGCCTTGCGGGGCGGAGCAAGGCTTATGGAATGACTCGGTTGAATGAGCGGTTGAGGTTCCTTAGGTATGAAGGGGGAGAGTACTTTAGGCCGCATTGGGATGCGCTATATAAGACGCCTGatgggaaggagaagtcgTATTATACTATTCAGTTGTATTTGAGTGGGCAGGGGGAGCAGGATCTTGGGGAGTTGAAGAGGGAAATGACGAGGGTTGAgcggggagagggagaggtgaATCTGGATGTGAAGGGGGAGCTGCTGGGCGGAGCGACGTCTTTTCTACCCAGatatgaggagaaggagagacacTTGCGTGTTTTTCCGAAGACGGGctcggtgttggtgtttcAGCAGATGGATCTGCTTCATGGTGGGGATCCGGTTCTGAGGGGGACGAAGTATACGATGCGGACGGATGTGATGTATCAGCAGTTGTGATGGTTGTATAGCCAGCCAATTCGATactaaaagataatttatttctgtaATTCAGTGTTGTGTGTATAGCTATCATCTGGCTGACATGAGAGATCTATCGATGTAAGCTGACGTTGTTTCCGGTGCAGATACTCTCCAGTTGCATAATTACCCTGCTCACCCAAAAAGTTAATTGCATTAGACTGGAGGTTGGACACGAGCAAACAGCAGAGCTGACTGCAACAATCACTTGCAATACGAAGCTGACTTGATGGGAGCGATCTTTGGTTCCGTGGATTCCATCCGTCAGCTCCGGACCCACTGATCGCTGTGACATCAGGGTCTTTTCGTGAATGCATACTAGGACCCTTGCAGGTCTCTTACTGTGTATAGTCGAGGAGCTACAAAGTAATTACCCAATGTACTGAAAGCGAACCGCCTCACTCAGAATTGGGGAGTACAATGTGGGAGGTTCTCAGAATCCAGCAGTGTCGCCCAAGATCGATCCTGTGTGAACCACTGTCCATGTTTGGTTTGCCAACTTTAATGC harbors:
- a CDS encoding uncharacterized protein (COG:S;~EggNog:ENOG410PP4G;~InterPro:IPR006620,IPR005123;~PFAM:PF13640;~go_function: GO:0005506 - iron ion binding [Evidence IEA];~go_function: GO:0016491 - oxidoreductase activity [Evidence IEA];~go_function: GO:0016705 - oxidoreductase activity, acting on paired donors, with incorporation or reduction of molecular oxygen [Evidence IEA];~go_function: GO:0031418 - L-ascorbic acid binding [Evidence IEA];~go_process: GO:0055114 - oxidation-reduction process [Evidence IEA]) is translated as MKSHYISRAFCTSRPTMQRPPSTFLTSPPPLNARCNRINFETSEPPLPEYKNLCAAVIDNAFSEEECAELIRIAESSTIPPGDSSATPTWERAMINIGGGRQALSTDSRNCGRIIYDSEDIADKLFARLLPFFKELGIDKIDNQPRVTGLAGRSKAYGMTRLNERLRFLRYEGGEYFRPHWDALYKTPDGKEKSYYTIQLYLSGQGEQDLGELKREMTRVERGEGEVNLDVKGELLGGATSFLPRYEEKERHLRVFPKTGSVLVFQQMDLLHGGDPVLRGTKYTMRTDVMYQQL